CTCCCGGAGGTGATCGCAATCAACGCCCAAGAGGAAGAAACCCTAGCTGTGGCTTAGGGGATCAATATGCAAGTCAATAAAATGGGTGAAACTTAACACCGATGCAACATTTTATGTGGAAGATGGTATCAGAGTCACGGGAGCTGTGTCGTTGGATGATAAAGGTATTTTTATAGCTGCATCATGTGAAATTCTTCCTAATGTGATAAGTGCAGTAATTGCGGAGGCGATAACAATTTGAAATGGGCTGATATTGGCCATTCATACGGGGTGTTCAACATTGAAGCATAATCAGACTCTTTCGAAATGATTCGAGCCTTGAAAGGAAGTGATGCATTTGGTGGATCGACTCAACAATTTAGTTTTGCAGATTGTGTGGACCTGATTACGttaattgggaaagaagaaagtgaAAGTAAACAGTCATGCTGTTTGGTGTGATCCAAGGCCGGATGTCTTCCGCTCCAGTCTTCCTTCTCTTTAAGTAGTGTTGTCCCACGACGCGCCCACGTACTTGCGGTTAGGTTGGATGATCCGACGTCGACGGCTGATGACTAGACCCTCCCTGATTTAACGCGGCTGTTGCGTCAATTGCCATGGCAACGGGTTTGGCTGACATGGCAACACTTTTGCCTTGCACTTGATGCTTGCCCATTTTGCTGCCATGACAACGTTTTCGAATTTGGCTTCCATAGCAGCGTTTTCGTCTGTTGTCGCCTGTGCCGGAGTTAGGTTGCTAACACAACTACAGTAATGGGGGAAGTGACAACAATGCGAAATCGAAATGGGGCGGCCGTTCATATGGGGTGTTCATGATTGAAGCAGAATCAAACTCCTTGGAAAACGATTCGAGCATTAGAAGGAAGTGATACTTGGTGGACTCAACAAGTTATTTTTGCAGATTGAGTGGACCTGATTACGTTAATTGGGAAGACTTTTTAAGTTATTCCTGGTATTGGTAGGCATACTTCTTGTAATTGGGTCCATGAAGCTAAGGTTTTATTTTGAGCAAACTGATTGATGATGTAACCATATTTGATGCAATGATATAAAGCTTGTCACATGGCCTTTCAAATAAAAAACCTCACTAATATATGGGTTTGGATGacaagtttcagatttttttgggtttttttaatGACAATTTTAGTCATAGAAGCGTCAGGGCGGTGTTATTTCGTGtcacacgtgtgacacttatcagtcgggaaaaaagaaagaaaaagaaaagtgggtGCGGTCAGCACTGAGCTTGTCTCCCTTGTCTGTTTCCCCGAGAGTGCATCGCTCTTGATCTCTCTACGTGCCCCGCTGCCACCCCAATCACTCGCCGTCCCATCCCCTCCACAGACCCCGCCCCTGCCTGGCCTCCTTCTGTAACTCCTCCGTTTCTGCAACCCAAAAGCACCATCCATCTCCAGCAATGTCCATTCCCGCCCTCCGCTCCTTCCCCGCCGTCTACGGCGTGAAGCCGACCGCCCGCCTGGTCCGACACCATTCCCGGCTCGGCGGCGGCCTCCGGGCCAGCTCCGTCGCCGTGAACGGGGAAGTGGGGCTGAGAAACAGGAGCAGGAAGAAAGAGGACGCGGTGAAGAAGGAGAAGGACAGAGGACTGGAGCCCCTCTACGACGATGGGTTCGGGGGCGTGACCGTCAAGGACTACTTCGCGGCCGCCAGGGCCCTGTGCAAGGACGACGGAGGGCCGCCGCGGTGGTTCAGCCCCGTCGAGTGCGGCCAGCCGGCGGTGGAGGACGCGCCCCTGCTGCTCTTCTTGCCAGGTTGGTCGTCCAATCTTTAGCAATAATAGTATATAACTCTGTGCTTTGTGCGCTCCACCCTTGGCCACTGCATGATGGAGGCAGCTCATCAGCGCGAGATCACCGCCATGTTCGCGGTTACCTGAATGGTTAAGTGCTCAGTTTGCTTCTGTTCTAAGAGTTTACCTGACTGCAGGAACTGATGGTGTTGGGATGGGGCTCATTCTGCACCACAAGTCTTTGGGCAAGTGAGTATGCTGTTGCTTTCTATGTACTCCTTTAGGGAAATACTATAAGCCTGCTTTCAGCGTTACTACTAGTGTAGTAGTCTCCATGAAGTCATTATCTATCAAATTAATCAAGGCCAAAGCAATAGGGACGCAAAGACTCACCAAGCCTGGATATAATAAGAATATTACAAGTCAAATCTATGTTGATGTCAAATGAAATTTACATAAAGTTGACTTTTAGAAGACCTGTATGTGGGCCATGCATATAACATTAATATGTCGTCCAGTACTTAAGTAGGGGTCTTCTTTGGTTGATATTATTTGCAAGATGAGTCCAATAAACCGGAAATGAGGGAATAAGCCTACCCAATGTGACCTATGATTCGTCTACATGTTCCTTCTTATTTAGTCTAAAACTGCACAACGTGACAAAAACTAGACTGCCTCCTTTTGTTTCTCATTTTCTACATTGAAGTCTAATAAAACCTCACGTTTCTCGTTTGCAGGGCCTTTGAAGTTCGTTGTTTGCATATACCAGTAAATGATCGTACACCATTTGAAGGTATGACTTGTCGTTATTATTCACCTAGGCTTCACAATTACACCTTCCGTTCATTATTATAAGATGTTTTTAACTTTTTTTCTGAATTGGATGTACATAGAGGCATGTTAGTgcgtttgttcactcatttcagtccgtattgGTTCATACTGAAAACATCTTATAACAAAGTCCAGAATGTAGAAATATGCATTGATTCTAGAGATATATATGTATCTCATTAGGACTACAGTTTCATTCAAGTCTAATTTCAGAAATTTGCACAAGGTATAAAGATCAAAACTAGGACAAGTTTAGGACACAAAACTAGTTTCATACCAACTCATAAGTTTTGCAGTTCTTAGAATTTTGTTTCTAGAGATATATATGTATCTCATTAGGACTACAGTTTCATCCAAGTCTAGTTTTGTTTCCCCCTGCTATTTGCGCTTAATAAAATTTTCCTTTATAAGAACGACTTCGTGCAGAGGAACTAGAGGAATACTTTCGTTTTTAAAGTTAGTTTAGACGCCATAACCATTTTGATCTAAAACTGACCAGCGTATCCACCAATGCCAAATACAGAAAACACCCGGTGGTGTGGAGATCCAACCTAAACGAGTCCTGCTCCTGAGTTTGTTGCACTCCCGCGACTCTCAGTATGATCTCATTCCACTCTACTAGATTCACCAAGAGAGCCCCGCGGAAATCAACCCACAAGTATGCCACTCCGAGGACAGAGGCAACGGTGGCATCCTTCTGACCAGCCAGTTTTGGTCTgtaccaaaaaaaaagaaaagaaaaaaatgcataATGTCATCGTCGCGCTTCTTTTGCATCTCCCAATGCCTGGTAATTCTTCGGTGTTAATTACACCAACTTCATCTCCTACATGTGCATTAACTTGCTTGGTCTTGTCTCCCGGGCGTCCTCTTTGGTGAGGTCTTCTGTCCGCCGCACCATGTTGCCCCTGTAGAGCCCTCACCGCAGAAGTAGGACTACAAAATAAAATTACTGTTATGAATTATGAAGGGAAATCAGGGATAAGTACCCCGAAAGCTTCTATTGATCTAACAGCAATGAACATAAATGCTTACAGGGCTATTACAAATTGTCGAAAAATCTATCCAATATGAGCATGATTTATCACCAAACAGACCGATATATCTTGTTGGAGATTCCTTTGGTGGATGCCTGGCGCTTGCAGCGGCAGCTCGTAATCCACACATCGATTTGGTCCTCCTACTGGTAAACCCAGGCAAGTGAAAATGTTGTATTTTAGAATGTGATGAGATAGTTCTTTCTTTAGTTATAAAATAACTTGatggtttttcttcttttttctgcaGCAACATCATTTGCAAAGACTCCACTGCAGCCAATATTGCCTCTTTTGGAAGCAATGCCAAGCGACCTTCATGTTACAGTTCCGTATCTTCTTAGTTTTGTTATGGGTATACTTCTTAGCTTGTTAATTACCCTGGCCTGTGCTTTCTTCCAGTTGTTCTGTGCATCTTTTTTCCAACTGTATAATCTGATATGCTTGTCACAAAAATTTCTTGTTAATTTCATATGAACTAAAGAACTTGAAAGACATGATCTTGATTTTGAGTTATTGCTTGATAATAAAAGCATCCAGGCAGAATTCTACCTCACTGTATGTACTTTTAAAATTTAAATCTTGTTCCAATTATTTTTTATGAGCCAAGGATGTTTATGCGCAGCTGACCCTCTGAAGATGGCTATGGTTAGCATTGAGAACAACCTTTCTCCTCCAGAAACTCTTCAAAAGCTGTCAGAAAGTCTCACTTCTTTGCTGCCTTTGCTTTCAGTATGTTTCCATAGCTCCTCCTCTTTTTAAGTTTTATGTTTATCTATCCCATACATTCATTTTTATGTGACCTCCTATTCAAACATATGGAGTGCAAGAAAAAAATCCATATAGACTACAAAAAAAAATGGAGTGCAAGAAacatttttttttaagaaaaggaggatgacccccggcctctgcatctgggagatgcatacggccactttattaattattctcgaggaccttacaaagtattacagacAATATTCCTGAAACCACCATctcggcaacatatgccgctactcttatccatatgatgaagggatgctagttgggccactacccaaaccactcacctaaacctaacatcaaaagccggaagccccagccgagccacataccgggtctggggcacaatccggtcagacacaCTCTTGTGTCGTCgcagccatcttccacaggtccgtcttcagaataTATTAAGTCTTCTACCTTGTGTAGGCCActccgccatcgacgtcaccatgacgccagacagctacctcctcctgcgcgagtccatctccgcgcatcgggcggcgagcctccacagcgccatgccgccgatcttcgccgccatcaatgagtgagatgaagtaccgctccaccacggcaTGTACAAGGTGAGGAAGGGCGAGGTCCCCATCGGAGACACGGCCGGAAGAGAAGCACCGCAGCCACGAGAACTGCCCGTAGCTGCGACGCGGTAGATCAGACGGGCCGCCACCAGGAACCAGACAAGCTCGCCATGCACACCCAGCATCCCCATGCCCaagtcggcgccttcaagaaggtgacgacgctgtggcgccgccgccgcttagccaccgaggctagggttttcacccgggcgcaggggaaggggggaggcaggggaggtttagcttcggcgccgccaccaaggagggaatggcgtccgggacgccatcgacgccgtgaccgccaccggcggccaagggtttcccccggccaaGCACCCTGCCGCCACCTCCGAACCAGCCACAACATCAGCAGGCGCGAGCACGCCGGAGATCCAGGCCGGCTGGAGGTCATGCATCACGAGCGGACCAGATCGCCTCCGATCTGACGAGGGGAGCCCGGGGCCTCCCCGCGCCATGACCAGCGCCCACCGGGACCTCGCTGCCCGCGCAGCCGAGGGGATCCGGCCTACCTCACCGACGAGCACTCCCCGCCGCCGGAGGAGCGCCGTCCGCACCAGCGAGGCCGCCGCCTTAGATCAGCCGGCGCGGATCTGACCAGCACAAGCTCCGCCGCGAAGAACgccgcgccgccaccggcccgcgCGCTCCACCGTGACGTGCCGCCACCGGCCAGCAggccgcgccgccccgcaccgacaccaccagcgcgcgccacccgccgcgccggccgccgagctccgccgccgcgcccgaagAAGCAGCCCCCCGCGGCCCCTGTTCCAGGCGAGGGCAAACGAGATCCCGGCGGcgcccgccggcggcggcggcgggaggagaggaaggaggtggGGGCTGGGTTCGGCGGCGACTAGGGTTGGGCGCCCGGGTCGCCCGCGGGGGGCCACACGGGGCAAAACCCAATCAACCTGACAAGATTGATGTGTTCTATGCTGCCAATAGTGCAAGAAACATATATGCTTATAAACTTCCTAAATGTTATTTGATCTGCTGTAACTCTATCCGCCAACGTTCATAAAAAAGACTTGATTTGTACATCTTTTAGGAGATCTCTACTTTAAGAaatgattatttatttatttttgcaagtCTAGAAAAGCATATAGAGTACAGACGTACAGTTGCATTTGTCGGAAAGGAGAAGTATCCATTTCTTTTAACCACTATTTTCAGAAGTACTTGTGCTCTTAGTCCTCAGAAGAATCGGTTACAACCTTTTATAGAGCTATTTAATCACCTAGATATATTTTCTTATTATTGTTTTAGATTTCATCCCTTTCATTTATCAGCAATTGGCAGATATCATACCAAGGGATGCTCTTCTGTGGAAGCTCAAGCTTCTTAAGTCAGGAGCAGCCTATGCCAACTCTCGTCTTCATGCTGTACAAGCTGAAGTTCTGTTTCTTGCCAGGTACTCATTATAATGGTGCTGCCTAATCCTCATTCTCTAGTCTTGTTTGACTTTCTATGTCTAACTGTTTGATCTGATACTCTCcatattaattaatttatttagtGGCAAAGACAATCTTCTGCCGAGTGGAGAAGAGGCAGATCGACTCTTCAAGGGACTGAAAAACTGCAGAGTTCGATACTTCAAGGAAAATGGCCATACACTACTCTTGGTACACTCACAATTCATCAAAGCATTTCGGAGCCAGTCCGGTGTTTTCATTTCAATATTCATGCCAACCACTGTATGTTTTGGAGTACAATTTTGAACTTCATATTTTCATTGCACAGGAGGATGGTGTGAATCTGTTATCTGTTATAAAAGGTGCAAACATGTACCGCCGTGGAAGGCAACGGGACTTTGTGACCGACTACCTTCCCCCTACACTAAGTGAGTTCAAGAAAACATTTGATGAAGACCACAAGTACGTATTCAACTTCTGAGAGTGCTTCCCTACTTGCACAGATCTAGTAAGTGAAAAACTTATAACCTTTTGCAGATTGTTTCACCTTGCACTGAGCCCAGTCATGATGTCTACTCTGACAAATGGAAAAATTGTCCGTGGCCTTGCTGGTGTTCCTGACCAAGGTCCTGTCTTGTTTGTGGGTTATCATGCACTGATGGGGATTGAGTTAAGCCCATTGTATGAAGAGTTTTTGAGGGAGAAGAACACGATTGTTCGTGGCATGGCTCATCCAATGTTGTTTGGATCAAAATATGAGACCTCGCTCCAGGAGTCGTCTCGGCTTGATACAGTCTCTATGTATGGCGGATTACCAGTCACTCCAATCAATATGTACAGGCTGTTTGAGAGAAATCAATATGTTCTCCTCTATCCTGGTGGTGCTCGGGAAGCTCTACATAGGAAGGTGTGCTTGATGTCTCCATATCTCTATTAAGCCTTGACATAACCATTAGGAGCAGGTTCTGAAAAGGCATTATGGGCAGTTTAGGAGAATGATATTTCTTGGTAAAGGACTGGTATTTAAGTCAAATTTGACTAAATTCCTGAAGTTTACCACAGAATACCACTCTTCCAAACATGCTCTTGGAGTTTCGCCACACGGAACTATTTTTGCAAACACCTAATTTAGCACATCAGCTTTTGTTATTAGGAGTGTGCTCACATGTACAAAAATAGTATGATCAAGGCTAGTGTCTAACAAGTATTCCACAAGGACCACGACTTAAAAGTTAAAACACAGACAAAAAAATGGTATCTCAGAGTTATAGTAGATTTTACCTTTTTTTCTAATGTAATAATTGAGCTGGATTTGGCAGGGTGAAGAATACAAGTTGTTTTGGCCAGATCAGCCAGAATTTGTAAGGATGGCGGCAAGGTTTGGTGTTACAGTCGTTCCATTTGGGTTTGTCGGAGAAGATGATATTTTAGAGGTAGCTTTCCTAATCCTTCTTTTATTTCTATAGGAGAAATCAACACTGTTAAATCTCTATTTCTAAAAATATCATTGAAAACATATCATTTGAAATCTTGACCAGTTgaacttttatttatttattagatAATAATGGAAGCCTTTTCTCGGTGGAGCCAGTTTTTGGCCAAAAAGACCCAAAGTGGtcagacccttccccggacccGCGCAGGCGGGAGCTACGTGCACTAGGCTGCCCTTTTAGATAATGGAAGCCTTATTACCCCCGGCCTCTCCATCATAGATACAGAGACAAAAAAAATTGACTTCGCTGAGAAAAGGGGGAGACGAAAATATCAATACAATCAAATGAAAGTAGGTAGTAACATACCGACCAAGGCAAAGACTAAGAAACCTATCAATGGCATGCCATCCAAACCGGGACATAAACCCCTCGGTAATACATTTGAGCCACTTGGCGCCAAGCTCCATAGACTCCTTGTGCTGTGCCTTCTGTAACAACGCTCAGGACTACATCCAACTCGTACACGAGAGTAACACCTGCATACATGATTGAACTTTTTGCTGTCACAAACATCGTAATGAAAAGGCAGCGCTCCTGCTGGTTGCTTTAAAAAGCATCATTTATGCATAGCCAAATAGACCAAAATACTGCTATAGCCCCAACCAAGTTGAAGTTTTGTAGTCTTCAGAAGTCAACTTACCGATTACATAAAGGTGAAAGCATGTTTTATTCAAGGAAAAATAACATGAAAGCATGGCACAGAAAATGACTTCGAAGATTTACAAGACACAAACTCGAGATCTCCGCAGGACATGTGTGGTGATAAAACATTTGTAACCAAGGTTGAGTAGCAGATTTTGGGGAAAGCTATAGCAAGTGTATTTGTGTTTTCTTTCTGCAGTTGGTTCTGGATTACAATGATCAAAAGAACATTCCGTACCTTCGGGAGTGGATAGAGTCAATCAACAAAGATGGCCAGAGAGTGAGGTCAGATTTAATTTCCAAACAAATGAATCAAGTGTTCTGATCTTACCTTTGTGGAATTGCTACTTGGACTCTTTTTCATTCTGCTGTGAATATTTGTCATTTCAGAGATAGCGTCAAAGGAGAGGAAGGGAATCAGGACATGCACATACCTGCTATTGTTCCCAAAGTACCCGGACGATTCTACTACCTTTTTGGCAAACCAATCAAAATGGAAGGGATGAACAATGTTCTGACGGATAGGGAGAGCGCAAATGAAGTGTATTTACATATCAAATCAGAAGTCGAGGACGCAATGGCATACTTGCAGAGGAAGAGGGAGGAAGACCCTTACAGGAGTATAGCTCAGCGTGCTGTGTACCAGGCAACTCAGGGTGTTTCTGCTCGAGTCCCAACTTTTGAACCATGAAGACTAGGTGCAAATATATTCCTGTGATAGTGTGACTGCACATTGGCAGATAGTAGGTATCCATTATAGCAGAGTATAACACAGTACATAATGTGTAGCTAACAGATGTATCTGAATATTTGCATTATGTTCTGAATGTACATGTTACTTACTCGTTAATAGTGATTAATTAACACCAAAATGTTACTgattatttgatacttgttcacAATAAAGGGTCTCTTTTATCTCTCTACTATGTAGTCAATGTGAAAGCACACCACCTAAAGTGACAGGTGCATCAGATGTGTTCACCTTTGTGACAACTTCTTTTAGGAGAAGATGTTATACTGGCTACCAACGATTTTATTTATTAAAAAAAAGCACTAGGTAGAGGCAAAATAGGAATTTAGACCTAGGGCTTTTCTGAACCTGCTGGCTACCTGGCATGTTTTGAAAAGATTTCACATGTACGTGGTCTGACACACCTTTATCGAAAAAAGGCGGTTTGACACACAGTAAGATACCATAGatttcaaaaggaaaaaaacatgcaAGTTACTGCAATAACTTTAGAGAACTCCTTGGGACTTCCACTGTTCCACACTTCAACATTTATACACTACATGGACCTGTTTATGATTTATCAAAAAGATGGCAAAAGCTGTGGTCTCAGCAGCCCGAGAAAACAAGAGCGCCACCATTATTTCTTCACTGGTGAATGATAAAACTTAAATGTTAATGAAATGGTTCAAGCCAGCGTAAGCCCGCCGTAACAccgtcaaaaataaataaaacttaAATGTTTGACAGAAAGCCACTGGAAAATAAGGGCACAACGGCTTGTTTGTAAACACCAGAAAATAACTCTAAGTTTGTGAAAACAGGAAAATAAGGGCTCAACGACTGGTTGATAACATGTCTTAAAGATCATAAATCAGTAACAGAAGAAATGGAACAAGCCAACAAGATTTATATTGACATGGACACAACATAACGTAGATGCTCTGCAAAGACATTTGCCACGGAGTAAGATATAGCCCAGGCAGGCAgcgggaaaaaagaaagaaagaggataATCGTATCATAAGCTCCATGTTTAATATTTGCATTTTATTCTAAGTTACTAGCTATTGTGTCAATCAGCAGAGCTGAACCGGTCCAAAGATAACTCTAGCATGACACCATTTCCTCCTTTATAAGAATAAAACTTCATTCAACATCAAATCCCTTCTCTTGTAGTTCATGTGCAACCTCATTCCTCATTCGGAACCAGAGCTTTTGTGCCTCCTGGTCGAACTTTTTCGACTGCAGTTGCTTCTGCATGTTATCAGAGTCCACGTTTGTATCCGCAAAACCTTTGGGCCCGATCGTGGTACCTAGAGCACCCCCACTTTTTATGAACTCCTCAACTGCCTCTTCATCACCAGGGTAGGGAAACTCCCTGCGCTCATAAAGATGTGCCATTTTTTTTTCTTCCTGGAAAATATTAAAGATAGTTTTTAGAAAACTATAAACTGGAAGGGCGTGAATCAGTGGAAGGATGAACATTAGCAAATAGAACATCCAAGAAAATCTATCACGGTTTTGTAgaagagactagcaagatgcccgtgctacGCTACGGAGGGAGTCACAAAAGATCGGGTGGACAATGTTTACTCAATAAGTGGAGCCTACTGAACAATAAAAGATGCACCAAGATATCAATCAAAGTGATGCCATATTGTTGCTAAGTACATATCGAGCAAAATCAAACATATGGTTTCCGGCCGATGAACCCTGTCGTCCAACCCAAATATTTTCTTCTCAATTTTCACCTTGCAGAAGACTTGTTGTTCTCCCTACCTAGCTTTCTCATTGCTCTCGACAGAGAACATGCGGAagatgaaaaatatgtccacacaCATTTGGCAATTGCGACGACGCCAACCAGCTTTTATTTAACACATGCTTTTGTAGTATATTTAGACAAAGGAAAAAAACAATAGACGTCACTTACATACATTTTGTATGGGGCAATGAAACAAAATGCTAGTAAAAGTTGCTCCTGAATCATATGTATATAGGAGTGAGTGCGCATATACATACGTACAAAACTATTAGTACAGGATTAATTGTAACTTTCTTACATCTGGATGTAGCTTGAAAGATTGGATGTGGAGCTACCAAGCAAAGAAAGGCGCTGATGACAAAGAGACTTGCTGTAGGCAGCCTCCGATTTTTTTTCAATCAGAGAGTAATAAAGACAGCTATTAAAAACAATTCAAACACACGTATGAATATTTTTACAAAAATAGTAATCGTCAATGCTAAAGCAAGTGCCTAGTTGTCTTTCTGAAAGTCCTCTCCACTGGGAGCAGACATGCTTCTCCACATATGCACAATCTGAAGTCAATACAAGCAATGGACATAGAGAAACATAACATATAACTAACGCAGAAGTAACACTTTTCTCATAAAGGAAGGAATGCAGAATTAACAAAACAAACGCTGCAACCACAACATTTTTCAGTGACAATTTACTCGCTGCATCTATCAAGGATGAAAATGATACAATAGGCATATGGTACCACTACAGTCCGGCACACAGAGGCAAATGCTAATTATTTTATCTCTAGGGCATAAGCCAACAATAATGAACGACAATAGTGCTGCTGTACTTGGGTGCTCGTGATGAAATTACATCTATTGGCAGCAAGGACACAAATAAATAGAACTTGCCGGAGTGCATTACTTGTATTAGGAATTTAAACAGAGATCATCCACCTAAATACTGAAAGTAAAGTGGCAGCTCTGAACTATTGGAAACGCTAGTTTACAGAATTTTGAAGCTCACCTTGCAGATAAAAAGAATAACCTGACGATATAATTACTCATGCATGAGCTTTTACATGGTCAAGCATGTCAAGCATACAAGCTTCCTCTAAAGGTATTTACAGATTTGTACTTCGATTATCCGGAACTTTAATTATGTGCATGAAACTTTTCTCCGTGCAACAATGAGCTGCTCATATGTGTTGGagcacacaacaacaacaaccaacaATTATAGAAGAGAACCTAATGATCTATTTACTATTGTGATCCAAATTCTGAGCATAGGCAAGAAAAAATATAGAAGTATAAGCAGAGATCCATGCTGTTGTTCGACATATAGCTATAGATGAGTATCCGCTCATCGCATTCACTGAAGTAAGCAAGGAGGCGGACAACATTGTCGTGCCCGAGCCTAGCCATCACCTCCATTTCTCTTGCGAAATCACTATTGCATTTCCTTGTCAGCAGACTGCCTAAGCCTCTTCAACCATCGTTCTCCCTGTCTCCCATCAGCTAATTGGCCCTAGTGATTACAAGTTATTAAGCTACTGTATTGATTAGTCTATATCTCTAAAAAGAGCTGATTAAACTATTGCAGACCCGAAGTTGATCAAATAAGCAATATTGGGGATGAAATATATGTGCGTACACACCAGCACTGACATTGGGCACGGTGCACCAATGGAGGCGAGTGCAGCTCCACGTCCTTGGCAACGACAGCCTGGACATCCCGCCGGGTGGCCGGGAGCGCAGGCCAGGACGACGCGGCCATCTTTCTTGGTGGGATAATTTGGGATATCACTGAGGAAGAAACCTATTAGATTTAAGAAAAAAAGGTGTATATGACCCCATAAGTATTACATTTTGGCCACATAGCCCCCCTGAGGCCCTGACCTCTAAAACAGGGATCTTAATCCCCTCTACTTTCTAAAACCAGACAAATCAACCCCG
This DNA window, taken from Triticum aestivum cultivar Chinese Spring chromosome 1D, IWGSC CS RefSeq v2.1, whole genome shotgun sequence, encodes the following:
- the LOC123180997 gene encoding uncharacterized protein isoform X3; amino-acid sequence: MLRSFPQACPLLRRMGFEKRDAYFFKQMGKGMLCTYALFGAAWLWNDTSPLGWWTLKPRPKEEKKMAHLYERREFPYPGDEEAVEEFIKSGGALGTTIGPKGFADTNVDSDNMQKQLQSKKFDQEAQKLWFRMRNEVAHELQEKGFDVE
- the LOC123180996 gene encoding acyltransferase-like protein At1g54570, chloroplastic isoform X1, with the translated sequence MSIPALRSFPAVYGVKPTARLVRHHSRLGGGLRASSVAVNGEVGLRNRSRKKEDAVKKEKDRGLEPLYDDGFGGVTVKDYFAAARALCKDDGGPPRWFSPVECGQPAVEDAPLLLFLPGTDGVGMGLILHHKSLGKAFEVRCLHIPVNDRTPFEGLLQIVEKSIQYEHDLSPNRPIYLVGDSFGGCLALAAAARNPHIDLVLLLVNPATSFAKTPLQPILPLLEAMPSDLHVTVPYLLSFVMADPLKMAMVSIENNLSPPETLQKLSESLTSLLPLLSQLADIIPRDALLWKLKLLKSGAAYANSRLHAVQAEVLFLASGKDNLLPSGEEADRLFKGLKNCRVRYFKENGHTLLLEDGVNLLSVIKGANMYRRGRQRDFVTDYLPPTLSEFKKTFDEDHKLFHLALSPVMMSTLTNGKIVRGLAGVPDQGPVLFVGYHALMGIELSPLYEEFLREKNTIVRGMAHPMLFGSKYETSLQESSRLDTVSMYGGLPVTPINMYRLFERNQYVLLYPGGAREALHRKGEEYKLFWPDQPEFVRMAARFGVTVVPFGFVGEDDILELVLDYNDQKNIPYLREWIESINKDGQRVRDSVKGEEGNQDMHIPAIVPKVPGRFYYLFGKPIKMEGMNNVLTDRESANEVYLHIKSEVEDAMAYLQRKREEDPYRSIAQRAVYQATQGVSARVPTFEP
- the LOC123180996 gene encoding acyltransferase-like protein At1g54570, chloroplastic isoform X2, which produces MPLRGQRQRWHPSDQPVLVCTKKKEKKKMHNVIVALLLHLPMPGLLQIVEKSIQYEHDLSPNRPIYLVGDSFGGCLALAAAARNPHIDLVLLLVNPATSFAKTPLQPILPLLEAMPSDLHVTVPYLLSFVMADPLKMAMVSIENNLSPPETLQKLSESLTSLLPLLSQLADIIPRDALLWKLKLLKSGAAYANSRLHAVQAEVLFLASGKDNLLPSGEEADRLFKGLKNCRVRYFKENGHTLLLEDGVNLLSVIKGANMYRRGRQRDFVTDYLPPTLSEFKKTFDEDHKLFHLALSPVMMSTLTNGKIVRGLAGVPDQGPVLFVGYHALMGIELSPLYEEFLREKNTIVRGMAHPMLFGSKYETSLQESSRLDTVSMYGGLPVTPINMYRLFERNQYVLLYPGGAREALHRKGEEYKLFWPDQPEFVRMAARFGVTVVPFGFVGEDDILELVLDYNDQKNIPYLREWIESINKDGQRVRDSVKGEEGNQDMHIPAIVPKVPGRFYYLFGKPIKMEGMNNVLTDRESANEVYLHIKSEVEDAMAYLQRKREEDPYRSIAQRAVYQATQGVSARVPTFEP